The nucleotide sequence CCGTGGGCGAACACCGAACGCTCGCCCAGCAACTGGTAGTGATCGTAGACTTCCAGATAGCCCTTGCGCTCGGGAAACAGTTCCTTGACCCATTGCACTTCCTGCAGGTTCTCACTGATGTGGGTCTGCATGTACAAATCCGGGTATTCCCCCAGCAACTGACCGGCCAGCGTCAACTGTTCCGGCGTGCTGGTGGGGGCGAAGCGCGGGGTCACGGCGTAATGCAGGCGGCCCTTGCCGTGCCAGCGTTCGATCAGTGCCTTGCTCTCGGTGTAGCTGGATTCGGCGGTGTCGGTCAGGTAGTCCGGGGCGTTGCGGTCCATCATGACTTTGCCGGCGATCATTCGCAGGTCGAGCTTCTCGGCCGCTTCAAAAAAGGCATTCACCGATTGTGGGTGCACACTGCCGAACACCAAGGCCGTGGTGGTGCCGTTGCGTAGCAGTTCCTTGATGAAGATATCGGCCACGGCTTCGGCGTGGGCCGGATCGGCGAACTGGCGTTCACAAGGGAAGGTGTAGGTGTTGAGCCAGTCCAGCAGTTGTTCGCCGTAGGCGCCGACCATGCCGGTCTGCGGCAGATGGATGTGGGTGTCGATGAATCCGGGGGTGATCAGCGCGTCCGGATAATGGTTGATCTCGATGTCCGCCGCCAATGTTGGCAGCAGGTCGTGGG is from Pseudomonas sp. B21-056 and encodes:
- the guaD gene encoding guanine deaminase, translated to MTRKAYRAALLHSLADPAEVGIEASYEYFEDGLLVVENGQISAIGHAHDLLPTLAADIEINHYPDALITPGFIDTHIHLPQTGMVGAYGEQLLDWLNTYTFPCERQFADPAHAEAVADIFIKELLRNGTTTALVFGSVHPQSVNAFFEAAEKLDLRMIAGKVMMDRNAPDYLTDTAESSYTESKALIERWHGKGRLHYAVTPRFAPTSTPEQLTLAGQLLGEYPDLYMQTHISENLQEVQWVKELFPERKGYLEVYDHYQLLGERSVFAHGVHLCDDECARLAETGSAIAFCPTSNLFLGSGLFNLPMAEKHKVNVGLGTDVGGGTSFSLLQTLNEAYKVMQLQGARLSPFKSLYLATLGGARALRLEDRIGTLQPGTDADFLVLDYNAMPLLGYRLKQARDIAERLFVLMTLGDDRTVARTYAAGRLVHQC